The Haloplanus sp. CK5-1 genome contains a region encoding:
- a CDS encoding methyl-accepting chemotaxis protein encodes MRRETDIQQREEAVLVANGETPLERTVALLYDDDGTFAGAMLVEKDVTERNRQRKKKRFLEQYQQEVLDDLQDKVARLAEGDLTIDPTVDEPDEDYDEAVEVYEEFTLLNDNLNAAADNFREIVEDLTQDAEDLSETGETLSASSEEVTASIQQIDAASTEMAQGADDLATETQRASENVDDLSASIEEIIATVQRIDSQSEEVADIASEGVAEATESVEQIRNATDATSTVAERIESLERSMEEVGEIIDIIADIADQTNLLALNANIEAARADAGGDGFAVVADEVKNLAEESQESADNIATIIENVQSQTADLVESINDATEEVSDGANEVESLVDRLESIDERANQTSAGLDEITDAVESQADNSEAVSSVIEDAAGMSEEITASIQQISSGVDEQAEAMEEVAANAQQLSAMSDDLYTRVGVFKLASDENANLDAKTATR; translated from the coding sequence ATGCGGCGTGAGACTGATATCCAGCAGCGTGAGGAGGCAGTGCTCGTCGCCAACGGGGAGACGCCCCTCGAACGGACAGTGGCGCTGCTGTACGACGACGACGGCACATTCGCCGGCGCGATGCTCGTCGAGAAGGACGTGACCGAACGCAATCGGCAACGCAAAAAGAAGCGGTTCCTCGAACAGTACCAGCAGGAAGTCTTAGACGACCTGCAGGACAAAGTTGCCCGACTCGCGGAGGGTGACCTCACGATCGATCCGACCGTCGACGAGCCCGACGAGGACTACGACGAAGCCGTGGAGGTTTACGAGGAATTCACGCTCCTGAACGACAACCTCAACGCGGCTGCGGACAACTTCCGTGAGATCGTCGAAGACCTCACCCAAGACGCGGAAGACCTGAGTGAGACGGGGGAGACGCTCAGCGCAAGCAGTGAAGAAGTGACAGCCTCCATCCAGCAGATCGACGCCGCCTCGACGGAGATGGCACAGGGGGCCGACGACCTCGCCACCGAGACCCAGCGAGCCAGCGAGAACGTCGACGACCTTTCGGCGTCGATCGAAGAGATCATCGCGACCGTTCAGCGGATCGATTCGCAGTCGGAGGAAGTGGCGGACATCGCTTCCGAGGGTGTGGCGGAAGCGACGGAGTCGGTGGAGCAGATCCGAAACGCAACCGACGCGACGTCGACGGTCGCGGAACGCATCGAATCCCTCGAACGGAGTATGGAGGAAGTTGGCGAGATCATCGACATCATCGCGGACATCGCGGACCAGACGAACTTGCTGGCACTGAACGCCAACATCGAGGCGGCCCGCGCCGACGCGGGAGGCGACGGGTTCGCCGTCGTGGCGGACGAAGTCAAGAATCTGGCCGAAGAGTCACAGGAGTCGGCCGACAACATCGCCACGATCATCGAGAACGTCCAGAGTCAGACGGCGGACCTCGTCGAGAGCATCAACGACGCGACGGAGGAGGTGTCGGACGGTGCCAACGAAGTGGAATCCCTCGTCGACCGGCTCGAATCGATCGACGAACGGGCGAACCAGACGAGTGCCGGACTGGACGAAATCACGGATGCGGTGGAGTCACAGGCCGACAACTCGGAGGCGGTCAGCAGTGTCATCGAAGATGCAGCGGGGATGAGCGAGGAAATTACGGCGTCGATCCAACAGATTTCGAGCGGCGTAGACGAACAGGCGGAAGCGATGGAAGAGGTGGCGGCCAACGCACAGCAACTCAGTGCCATGAGCGACGACCTATACACGCGGGTCGGCGTGTTCAAACTCGCAAGCGACGAAAACGCGAACTTGGATGCAAAAACGGCTACACGGTGA
- a CDS encoding acyl-CoA dehydrogenase family protein translates to MLDYVDLEADLGEEERLVRDTAREFVEREVRPDIGDHFLEGTFPTDLIPEMGELGFYAPNLDGYGLPNVSERAYGLLMQELEAGDSAVRSMASVQGALVMYPIHAFGTDAQRERWLPALGRGEAVGCFGLTEPEHGSDPASMATYAERDGDGYRLTGSKTWITNAPIADVAVVWARDRSADGTVTGFLVEVDRDGVTVDEIPEKLSLRASITGELSLSEAWVPDEDVLDVEGMGGPLSCLTQARYGIAWGAVGAARDCFETAREYATDREQFGKPIGGFQLQQEKLAETATRITTAQLLAHRLADLKECGELRPQQVSMAKRNNVRMAREESRRTREMLGGNGITADYPPMRHLANMETVYTYEGTHDVHSLILGEDLTGLSAFE, encoded by the coding sequence ATGCTCGACTACGTCGACCTGGAGGCCGACCTCGGGGAGGAAGAACGGTTGGTCCGCGACACCGCCCGCGAGTTCGTCGAACGCGAGGTGCGTCCCGACATCGGCGACCACTTCTTGGAGGGGACGTTCCCGACCGATCTGATCCCGGAGATGGGCGAACTGGGCTTCTACGCGCCGAACCTCGACGGCTACGGCCTGCCGAACGTGAGCGAGCGGGCGTACGGCCTCCTGATGCAGGAACTGGAGGCCGGCGACTCGGCGGTCCGGTCGATGGCCAGCGTGCAGGGGGCGCTGGTGATGTATCCGATCCACGCCTTCGGCACCGACGCCCAGAGGGAGCGGTGGCTCCCCGCCCTCGGCCGTGGCGAGGCGGTCGGCTGTTTCGGCCTGACCGAACCCGAACACGGGTCGGATCCGGCGTCGATGGCGACGTACGCCGAACGCGACGGCGACGGCTACCGGCTCACGGGGTCGAAAACTTGGATCACCAACGCGCCCATCGCCGACGTGGCGGTCGTGTGGGCGCGGGATCGCTCGGCCGACGGCACGGTCACTGGCTTCCTCGTCGAGGTCGACCGCGACGGCGTGACGGTCGACGAGATTCCGGAGAAACTGTCGCTCCGGGCGTCGATCACGGGTGAACTCTCCCTCTCGGAGGCGTGGGTGCCCGACGAAGACGTCCTGGACGTCGAGGGGATGGGGGGACCACTCTCCTGTCTCACGCAGGCCAGATACGGCATCGCGTGGGGAGCGGTCGGAGCCGCCCGGGACTGCTTCGAGACGGCCCGCGAGTACGCCACCGACCGCGAGCAGTTCGGCAAGCCCATCGGCGGCTTCCAGTTACAGCAGGAGAAACTCGCCGAAACCGCGACCCGAATCACGACGGCCCAACTGCTGGCCCACCGCCTCGCGGACCTGAAAGAGTGCGGCGAGTTGCGCCCCCAACAGGTGTCGATGGCCAAGCGCAACAACGTCCGGATGGCCCGCGAGGAGTCGCGTCGCACCCGCGAGATGCTCGGCGGCAACGGCATCACGGCAGACTACCCGCCGATGCGCCACCTGGCCAACATGGAGACGGTGTACACCTACGAGGGCACCCACGACGTCCACTCGCTGATCCTCGGCGAGGACCTCACCGGGCTCTCGGCGTTCGAGTGA
- a CDS encoding methyltransferase domain-containing protein produces MSVQTEFDAWAAEGKDKGMEERHWHTAKHALARMPVEAGDRILDLGTGSGYALRALRETRDAGHGVGIDASTRMVRNARGYTDDESIDFLTGDFQHLPFADESFDHVWSMEAFYYATDPPTVLREIRRILRPGGTFFCAVNFFEESAHTHEWQEQVGVEMRLWDRDRYREAFREAGLRVAEQDTIPDREVEIPPAEAFPTEDWDSREAMVDRYRTWGTLLTVGVAP; encoded by the coding sequence ATGAGCGTCCAGACCGAGTTCGACGCGTGGGCCGCCGAGGGGAAAGACAAGGGGATGGAAGAGCGCCACTGGCACACGGCGAAACACGCTCTCGCGCGGATGCCCGTCGAGGCCGGCGACCGGATCCTCGATCTCGGAACCGGATCGGGCTACGCGCTGCGGGCGCTCCGCGAGACGCGGGACGCGGGCCACGGCGTCGGGATCGACGCCTCGACGCGGATGGTTCGGAACGCCCGCGGGTACACCGACGACGAGTCGATCGACTTCCTGACCGGCGACTTCCAGCATCTTCCCTTCGCCGACGAGAGTTTCGACCACGTCTGGTCGATGGAGGCGTTCTACTACGCCACCGACCCCCCGACGGTTCTCCGGGAGATTCGACGCATCCTCCGCCCCGGCGGGACGTTCTTCTGCGCGGTCAACTTCTTCGAGGAGAGTGCCCACACCCACGAGTGGCAGGAGCAGGTTGGCGTCGAGATGCGGTTGTGGGACCGCGACCGGTACCGCGAGGCGTTCCGCGAGGCCGGTCTCCGCGTCGCCGAACAGGACACGATCCCGGACCGCGAAGTGGAGATTCCACCGGCCGAGGCGTTCCCCACCGAGGACTGGGACTCCCGCGAGGCGATGGTCGATCGCTACCGGACGTGGGGGACGCTCCTCACCGTCGGCGTCGCGCCCTGA
- a CDS encoding DICT sensory domain-containing protein, translating to MDLQKTIGFVRTLEKELALFNVDPSDPIVEELTAFFETQNVRITGNRTPPGTPSEIAVLGARSEVHTIVDLALLRELITHSPVSPDEVGVVDTEYEAVLGHLKETTFTSYDHERMFYASREIENRAHRVGYGTIHAGFQRCSIMNRQQPTYRALAQRGLDVHVYGVPDATPPDIDRGQVHTSETTEIAATWFVVFDGAGDDTQKSALVAEEQAEDNFYGVWTYDPVIVDRALDHLERTYVVTGDTRSCSGA from the coding sequence ATGGACCTCCAGAAGACGATCGGATTCGTCAGAACGCTCGAAAAGGAGTTGGCACTGTTCAATGTCGACCCATCCGATCCGATAGTGGAGGAACTCACGGCGTTTTTCGAGACCCAAAACGTTCGTATCACGGGAAACCGGACGCCCCCGGGAACACCGTCCGAAATCGCCGTCCTCGGCGCTCGATCGGAGGTGCATACGATCGTGGATCTCGCCCTCCTGCGCGAACTCATCACCCACTCACCGGTGAGTCCCGATGAGGTCGGGGTCGTGGATACGGAGTACGAAGCGGTACTCGGGCACCTCAAGGAGACGACGTTCACGTCCTACGATCACGAACGGATGTTTTACGCCTCCCGCGAAATCGAGAATCGAGCCCATCGAGTCGGCTACGGCACGATCCACGCGGGGTTCCAGCGGTGTTCGATCATGAATCGCCAGCAGCCGACTTACAGAGCCCTCGCTCAACGGGGGCTAGACGTTCACGTGTATGGTGTTCCCGACGCCACACCACCGGATATCGACCGAGGACAGGTTCATACCAGCGAGACGACCGAAATCGCCGCGACGTGGTTCGTCGTCTTCGACGGTGCCGGGGACGACACGCAAAAAAGCGCCCTCGTTGCCGAAGAGCAAGCCGAGGACAACTTCTACGGGGTCTGGACTTACGACCCGGTCATCGTCGATAGGGCACTCGACCATCTCGAACGGACGTACGTCGTGACGGGAGACACGCGGTCGTGTTCCGGAGCCTGA
- a CDS encoding transposase: MLEVHRTYRAKILNHGQVEESLDRHGWSASKLWNVANYHSRKVWEKTGEIPDHGDLKDELKGHSKYKGLHSQSSQRVLEELAEAFNSWYGKRKSDSRANPPGYRKKNYYDSEGHRVHEEHPRSTVTWKQNGIKHDSKNNRVRLSKGANHKGHPKAWEYILVEYETRPGVTVENLQQVRAVYDKAKGRWELHFVCKDEIETPNAPGNETAGVDLGICNFAAVAYSTEEADLYPGNRLKQDGYYFPKEIAKCDDSGGERATRLHAKWAERRSHFFHSLAKHIVERCVEQEVGRINVGKLAGVREDENGESKNWGRHGNLDLHGWAFDRFSNILEYKAKVEGIEVVEVSERDTSKTCCVCGREDDSQRVDRGLYVCETCDAAFNADVNGAENIRLDINQSNSESAPVLGGDRSTGWLAQPGVYLHDLSSGFQPQEQVVDCKP, from the coding sequence ATGCTAGAAGTCCACCGCACCTACCGAGCGAAAATCCTCAACCACGGTCAGGTAGAGGAATCGCTCGACCGGCATGGGTGGTCGGCCAGCAAACTCTGGAACGTTGCAAACTACCACTCCCGCAAAGTGTGGGAGAAAACGGGCGAAATTCCCGACCACGGCGACCTCAAAGACGAGTTGAAAGGTCACTCAAAATACAAGGGATTGCACTCGCAGTCCAGTCAGCGCGTTCTGGAGGAACTCGCTGAAGCCTTCAACTCGTGGTACGGCAAGAGGAAGTCCGACAGTCGAGCGAATCCCCCCGGCTACCGGAAGAAAAACTACTACGACTCAGAAGGCCATCGCGTCCACGAAGAACACCCTCGGTCAACGGTGACGTGGAAGCAAAACGGCATCAAACACGACTCGAAAAACAATCGTGTTCGTCTGTCCAAAGGCGCGAATCACAAGGGACACCCCAAGGCGTGGGAATACATCCTTGTCGAATACGAGACACGCCCCGGTGTCACCGTCGAAAACCTACAACAAGTCCGTGCCGTCTACGACAAGGCGAAAGGACGCTGGGAACTGCACTTCGTCTGCAAAGACGAAATCGAGACGCCCAACGCACCCGGCAACGAAACAGCGGGTGTTGACCTCGGCATCTGTAACTTCGCGGCGGTCGCGTACAGTACGGAGGAAGCCGACCTGTACCCCGGCAATCGCCTGAAACAGGACGGGTACTACTTCCCAAAGGAAATCGCCAAGTGCGATGATTCGGGGGGCGAACGGGCCACTCGTCTCCACGCGAAGTGGGCGGAGCGCCGAAGCCACTTCTTTCACTCCTTAGCGAAGCACATCGTAGAACGGTGTGTCGAGCAGGAAGTTGGCCGCATCAACGTTGGGAAACTCGCTGGTGTTCGTGAGGATGAGAACGGCGAGTCGAAGAACTGGGGTCGGCACGGCAACCTCGACCTACACGGGTGGGCGTTCGACCGGTTCTCGAACATCCTCGAATACAAGGCGAAAGTCGAGGGAATCGAAGTCGTAGAGGTCTCAGAGCGCGACACGAGCAAGACGTGTTGCGTCTGCGGTAGAGAAGACGATAGCCAGCGTGTCGACCGTGGCCTCTACGTTTGTGAGACGTGTGATGCGGCGTTCAACGCTGACGTGAATGGGGCAGAGAACATCCGTCTCGACATCAATCAAAGTAACTCCGAGTCCGCACCCGTTTTGGGTGGGGATAGGAGTACCGGCTGGTTGGCACAGCCCGGAGTCTACCTTCATGACTTGTCCAGCGGATTCCAACCGCAGGAACAAGTGGTAGACTGCAAACCGTAA
- a CDS encoding transposase encodes MSSATLQDDPSVESFFNAVETETLALFEHLSFEFLEGFDVFAPAETGRTRDLEPPEMMRGFLHCYYKNIYGIRPVARELNNTVVWLSCSFDRPPSRDAVDRFLTDLEHVVDRVFDHLVEQAALRGLLDLTYSIDSTDVRAMPADPDASKCYDPTDDEYYYGYGCTIVSTGQKIPIAAEFTESKQAPEETAMRVTRDALAVGKPMWMLGDSAYDTLDWHDHLLAAGVVPVAPYNPRNTDDPKDIEYRVEDRIEKHSNDVQLKQSTLDETYNRRSGVERTNESVKGCGLGRTHARGRVHARAQVFLALCLRLVVAITNYERGDNPGSTIITV; translated from the coding sequence ATGAGTTCAGCGACCCTGCAAGATGATCCTTCGGTAGAATCGTTCTTCAATGCCGTGGAAACGGAGACGTTGGCGTTGTTCGAGCACCTCTCCTTCGAGTTTCTTGAAGGGTTCGACGTGTTCGCCCCGGCGGAGACGGGGCGAACACGAGATCTTGAGCCGCCCGAGATGATGCGTGGCTTTCTCCATTGCTATTACAAGAACATCTACGGTATCCGTCCGGTTGCACGAGAACTGAACAACACCGTTGTCTGGCTCAGCTGTAGCTTCGATCGACCGCCGTCGAGAGACGCGGTCGATCGATTCCTCACTGATCTTGAGCACGTTGTTGACCGGGTCTTCGACCATCTCGTCGAGCAGGCCGCCTTGCGGGGCCTGCTCGACTTGACGTATTCTATCGATTCAACCGACGTGAGAGCGATGCCCGCCGATCCAGACGCATCGAAGTGCTATGATCCAACCGATGACGAGTACTACTACGGCTACGGCTGCACGATCGTCTCAACCGGGCAAAAGATCCCGATTGCAGCCGAGTTCACCGAGAGCAAACAAGCACCAGAAGAGACGGCGATGCGCGTCACGCGTGACGCGCTCGCCGTCGGGAAACCGATGTGGATGCTTGGAGACAGTGCCTACGACACGCTCGACTGGCACGACCACCTGCTGGCCGCAGGGGTCGTGCCAGTCGCTCCGTACAATCCACGAAACACCGACGACCCGAAAGATATCGAGTACAGGGTAGAAGACCGCATTGAAAAACACAGCAACGACGTTCAGCTGAAGCAATCAACGCTAGACGAGACGTACAACCGCCGGAGTGGCGTCGAACGAACCAACGAATCAGTCAAGGGCTGCGGCCTCGGGCGAACGCACGCCCGAGGCCGCGTCCATGCACGAGCGCAGGTGTTCCTCGCGTTGTGTCTGCGCCTCGTCGTCGCAATCACCAACTACGAACGCGGAGACAATCCGGGAAGCACAATCATCACGGTGTGA
- a CDS encoding tRNA (guanine(26)-N(2))-dimethyltransferase, whose product MRVTEGRVEFDAPDARDGASEGRGDDVFYNPTQELNRDVTVAVLRAYADREPRAETYLDAMTATGVRALRAAAEGWDATAADTDADAVALVRENAAHNDLDVTAVERDANALMHESTTVFDVVDIDPFGTPVPFADAAFANARDLVCVTATDTAPLCGAHFESGVRSYAAVPRNTDYHPEMGLRILLSAMVRTAARYDTAARPICSHVSRHYARTYLELDGRATRADDCIDELGYVHHCEDCLAREGEFGLIADPPADCPACGSDRLVTAGPLWLGAIRDRDFVAAVRRNLSGDMGEATRADRTLRTLEAELDEPTHYDQHRLCKEWTRSAPAMDDFLDDLRAAGFDASRAHYGGTTFKTDADVEEIRDATAD is encoded by the coding sequence ATGCGCGTCACCGAGGGCCGAGTGGAGTTCGACGCGCCCGACGCCCGCGACGGCGCGAGCGAGGGGCGCGGCGACGACGTCTTCTACAACCCCACACAGGAACTGAACCGCGACGTGACCGTCGCCGTCCTCCGGGCGTACGCGGACCGCGAACCCCGAGCCGAGACGTATCTCGACGCGATGACCGCGACTGGAGTGCGGGCGCTCCGGGCCGCCGCCGAGGGCTGGGACGCCACCGCCGCTGACACCGACGCCGACGCCGTCGCCCTCGTCCGCGAGAACGCCGCCCACAACGATCTGGACGTTACTGCCGTCGAACGCGACGCGAACGCGCTGATGCACGAGTCGACGACCGTGTTCGACGTGGTCGACATCGACCCCTTCGGCACGCCGGTCCCCTTCGCCGACGCCGCCTTCGCCAACGCCCGCGACCTGGTCTGTGTCACCGCGACCGACACCGCGCCCCTCTGTGGCGCACACTTCGAGAGTGGCGTCCGCTCGTACGCCGCGGTCCCCCGGAACACCGACTACCACCCCGAGATGGGACTCAGAATCTTGCTCTCGGCGATGGTGCGGACCGCCGCCCGCTACGACACCGCCGCCCGCCCGATCTGTTCACACGTCTCCAGACACTACGCCCGGACGTACCTCGAACTCGACGGGCGGGCGACCCGTGCCGACGACTGCATCGACGAACTCGGCTACGTCCACCACTGCGAGGACTGCCTCGCCCGCGAGGGCGAGTTCGGCCTGATCGCCGACCCGCCCGCGGACTGCCCGGCCTGCGGGAGCGACCGCCTCGTCACCGCCGGCCCCCTGTGGTTGGGGGCGATCCGCGACCGCGACTTCGTCGCCGCCGTCCGTCGGAACCTGTCCGGCGACATGGGCGAGGCGACCCGTGCCGACCGCACGTTGCGGACGCTCGAAGCCGAACTCGACGAACCGACCCACTACGACCAGCACCGCCTCTGTAAGGAGTGGACCCGCTCGGCGCCCGCGATGGACGACTTCCTCGACGACCTCCGGGCGGCCGGCTTCGACGCCTCCCGCGCACACTACGGGGGGACGACGTTCAAGACCGACGCCGACGTCGAGGAGATTCGGGACGCGACGGCCGACTGA
- a CDS encoding PAS domain-containing protein, with protein sequence MSEQREQTNQSNGKDEAVEYEDISEKADGILDRFLGGDTGPTTNRSASNARDTSVSQGNEEEDRSDEAQALVRSILDGLEEPTIVVDTDGHVTHANSQALELYDCSEAEAVGASPHELQAPESPAIVAFVTVRTPDRTLSCDQVCDDLQRLL encoded by the coding sequence ATGAGTGAGCAACGGGAGCAAACCAATCAGTCAAACGGGAAGGATGAGGCTGTCGAATACGAAGACATCTCGGAGAAAGCGGACGGGATCCTTGATCGATTCCTCGGAGGAGATACTGGGCCCACCACGAACCGGTCTGCATCCAACGCACGAGATACGTCGGTCAGCCAGGGGAACGAAGAAGAAGACCGCTCGGACGAGGCACAGGCGCTCGTTCGGAGTATCCTCGACGGCCTCGAAGAACCGACGATCGTAGTCGATACCGACGGACACGTCACACACGCCAACTCGCAGGCACTGGAGTTATACGACTGTTCCGAGGCGGAGGCAGTCGGGGCCAGTCCACACGAACTGCAGGCCCCTGAGAGTCCAGCTATAGTAGCGTTTGTAACTGTCCGCACACCTGATCGAACGCTGTCATGCGATCAGGTATGTGATGACTTACAAAGGCTACTATAG
- a CDS encoding universal stress protein encodes MTLVVPFDGSELSEVALVRAAQFESVLNERVLAVSVIPTGNAEYARARGWLRTGEPFDAERIVDTLRASVAEIHPDAEYHHTVVDRRAPRGTIAKALCRFARDHEASIVFLGSENAGRVVSGFTVGRSVAADDAYDTMIVSAVRPSNSRRLEAAKPTTEVLKE; translated from the coding sequence ATGACGCTGGTCGTCCCGTTCGACGGGTCCGAACTGTCGGAGGTGGCGCTCGTCCGCGCCGCGCAGTTCGAGAGCGTGCTGAACGAGCGAGTCCTTGCAGTGAGCGTGATTCCGACGGGCAACGCCGAGTACGCCAGAGCGCGGGGTTGGCTCCGGACGGGCGAGCCGTTCGACGCGGAGCGGATCGTCGATACCCTCCGGGCGTCGGTCGCCGAGATTCACCCCGACGCCGAGTACCACCACACCGTGGTGGACCGCCGCGCCCCCCGGGGAACCATCGCGAAGGCGCTGTGTCGGTTCGCCCGCGACCACGAGGCGAGCATCGTGTTCCTCGGGAGCGAGAACGCGGGGCGGGTCGTGAGCGGGTTCACCGTCGGCCGATCCGTCGCCGCCGACGACGCCTACGACACGATGATCGTCTCGGCCGTGCGGCCGTCGAACAGCAGGAGACTCGAGGCGGCGAAACCGACCACGGAAGTCCTCAAGGAGTGA
- a CDS encoding cupin domain-containing protein — protein MRVNETDLDWSTVERDDADTAFRRKKLAAAAGGDRLGCSLYELPPGTKSWPFHYHTGNEEAIYVLAGTGRLRTPEGTGSLVPGDYAAFPAGDEGAHRVINDGDDTLRYLALSTMADPDVTVYPDSGKIGIYAGSPPGSDDPRTVSGYYRRDDDVDYWLDEG, from the coding sequence ATGCGTGTCAACGAGACGGACCTCGACTGGTCGACCGTCGAACGCGACGACGCCGACACCGCGTTCCGCCGGAAGAAACTCGCCGCCGCGGCCGGCGGCGACCGCCTCGGCTGTTCGCTCTACGAACTCCCGCCGGGGACCAAGTCCTGGCCGTTCCACTACCACACCGGCAACGAGGAGGCGATATACGTCCTCGCGGGCACGGGACGCCTCCGGACCCCCGAGGGGACCGGATCGCTCGTCCCCGGCGACTACGCCGCGTTCCCGGCCGGCGACGAGGGCGCTCACCGCGTGATCAACGACGGCGACGATACGCTGCGCTATCTCGCGCTGTCGACGATGGCCGACCCGGACGTGACCGTCTACCCGGACTCGGGGAAGATCGGCATCTACGCGGGGTCGCCACCCGGGAGCGACGACCCGCGGACCGTTTCGGGCTACTACCGCCGCGACGACGACGTCGACTACTGGCTCGACGAGGGCTGA